From one Alicyclobacillus acidocaldarius subsp. acidocaldarius Tc-4-1 genomic stretch:
- a CDS encoding M42 family metallopeptidase — MSKYMSVFKQLLEAHGGPGFEEDVRNLILPHLSEYATEMWTDPLGNLVGLVPGVGEGRRPRVLVSAHIDEIALVVTRIESGGFLRVTQAGGFDPRALVGQEVLVHTQSGQVWGVIGAKPPHLTPPSERSKAAKLEDLYIDLALPEDEVRSRVRVGDRVTLRRAPVDLLNGRIAGKSVDNRASAAVLLEALALLKGMVHHADLYAVFTVQEEVGLRGARTAGFGLAPDIAIAVDVTFGAFPGQAPDESFPLEGGVAISFGPNLHRRVFRRLVDCAERHRIPYQIELSQRPVGADANAFQIAGPGLAAALIGPPMRYMHTSVETVAYDDIWQCARLLAHYVAEVDALQVEELTCY, encoded by the coding sequence TTGTCCAAGTACATGAGCGTGTTCAAGCAGCTGCTCGAAGCGCACGGCGGGCCAGGCTTCGAGGAGGACGTGCGCAACCTCATTCTCCCTCATCTATCGGAATATGCGACGGAGATGTGGACCGACCCGCTCGGCAACCTCGTCGGCCTCGTTCCAGGTGTCGGAGAAGGGCGGCGGCCGCGGGTTCTCGTGTCTGCGCACATCGATGAAATCGCGCTCGTCGTCACCCGCATCGAATCGGGCGGATTTCTCCGCGTCACGCAGGCGGGGGGATTTGATCCGCGAGCGCTCGTCGGGCAAGAGGTCTTGGTTCACACCCAAAGCGGCCAGGTCTGGGGCGTCATTGGGGCCAAACCGCCGCACCTCACGCCGCCTTCCGAGCGGTCGAAAGCCGCGAAACTCGAAGATCTGTACATCGATCTCGCCCTCCCCGAGGACGAGGTGCGGTCCCGCGTCCGCGTGGGCGATCGCGTCACGCTTCGCCGCGCGCCCGTCGATCTCCTGAACGGCCGGATCGCGGGCAAATCGGTCGACAACCGGGCAAGCGCGGCGGTTCTGCTCGAGGCGCTCGCCTTGCTGAAAGGCATGGTGCACCACGCGGATCTCTACGCCGTGTTCACGGTGCAGGAGGAAGTCGGCTTGCGAGGGGCCAGAACAGCCGGATTTGGACTCGCGCCGGACATTGCCATCGCCGTTGACGTGACCTTCGGGGCGTTTCCTGGGCAGGCGCCCGATGAGTCATTTCCGCTCGAGGGCGGCGTCGCCATCTCCTTTGGCCCCAACCTCCATCGGCGCGTGTTTCGGCGGCTCGTGGACTGCGCCGAACGGCATCGGATCCCGTATCAAATCGAGTTGTCGCAGAGGCCAGTGGGCGCGGACGCCAACGCCTTTCAAATCGCCGGCCCCGGCCTCGCGGCAGCGCTCATTGGTCCGCCGATGCGGTACATGCACACGTCGGTCGAAACCGTCGCCTACGACGACATATGGCAGTGCGCGCGACTTCTTGCCCACTATGTGGCCGAGGTGGACGCTCTGCAGGTGGAGGAGTTGACATGTTATTGA
- a CDS encoding RluA family pseudouridine synthase has translation MLEEYVVPSDLAGRRLSSVLSGRLGMSRRMLRRIIQAGGFYVNGEPVYLSVIVQDGDRVTWERPEEEVAVEPEDIPLEICYEDDDVIVVNKPAGMLTHPSPHERRGSLLAAAAHYLRDSGVPHAVHRLDKYTSGAVLIAKHAHAHHQLDRALRQGLVDRRYVAIVYAPEGCETGRWITFVDGLAPNPHRPSRRIVVPPERGDRAVTHVLPLVQAGPLALVALVLETGRTHQIRAQMAYHGMPLVGDRDYTYALANRRDPLGQASFYEKAFGRQALHAYALSWPRVEDRVMCKVRARVADDMRELWQTVAGRDDIEVWCDKAQDVEPPGDPIYGPMDA, from the coding sequence TTGTTGGAGGAATACGTGGTGCCAAGCGACCTCGCGGGTCGGCGCTTGTCGTCCGTGCTGAGCGGGCGGCTCGGCATGTCCCGCAGGATGCTCCGGCGCATCATTCAGGCGGGTGGATTTTATGTGAACGGAGAACCGGTCTACCTGTCGGTCATTGTGCAGGACGGCGATCGCGTCACCTGGGAACGGCCGGAGGAGGAGGTCGCGGTCGAGCCCGAGGATATCCCGCTCGAGATCTGTTACGAAGACGATGACGTGATCGTCGTCAACAAGCCTGCAGGTATGTTGACGCATCCGTCTCCGCACGAGCGCCGCGGATCGCTTCTAGCTGCTGCCGCACACTACCTTCGCGATAGCGGCGTGCCACACGCCGTCCACCGGCTGGACAAGTACACGTCGGGTGCAGTTCTCATCGCCAAACACGCGCACGCGCACCATCAGTTGGATCGCGCCCTTCGCCAAGGTCTCGTCGACAGGCGCTACGTAGCCATCGTCTACGCACCCGAGGGCTGTGAAACCGGGCGGTGGATCACGTTTGTGGACGGCTTGGCGCCGAACCCGCACCGCCCGTCGCGGCGCATCGTCGTGCCCCCCGAACGGGGGGATCGCGCGGTCACCCACGTTCTCCCGCTGGTGCAGGCTGGGCCGCTCGCGCTGGTGGCACTCGTCCTCGAGACTGGCCGGACCCATCAGATCCGGGCCCAGATGGCCTATCACGGCATGCCCCTTGTGGGCGATCGCGACTACACGTACGCGCTCGCCAACCGGCGCGATCCGCTGGGGCAAGCTTCGTTTTACGAAAAGGCATTTGGCCGCCAGGCACTTCACGCCTACGCGCTGTCGTGGCCGCGCGTCGAAGACCGCGTGATGTGCAAGGTTCGCGCGCGTGTCGCCGACGATATGCGCGAACTCTGGCAAACCGTGGCCGGCAGAGATGACATCGAAGTGTGGTGCGACAAGGCACAGGATGTGGAGCCGCCGGGCGATCCCATCTACGGCCCCATGGACGCCTGA
- a CDS encoding lytic transglycosylase domain-containing protein, producing MFGRRWQALMAGALAFVAAVGLWTGDRANRAPETVAPVVDARTAPERSSSLSLLPRVEWTAHRAPSAEPSHSGALDVHLVHRPMSAPMVQVEMRHAEMRHASAVHLRGASAVAKKPVRTTLLRVHAGECLWSIAETHHTTVAELMRDNHLHSTVLRVGQVLRLPAGVHRPFALPKSPKASSSPLVPSLTYTVQPGDSLWEISNIFGVSISAICSANHLTQAAIYPGQRLVIEPSSAFGGSQAQSVLLREAPSWLIPIYKAAGAKYDIPWTVLAAIHKVETDFSTDGDIESYAGAIGPMQFMPSTFAIFGVPAPGHKVANIHNVEDAIYSAANMLHREGFSSDPYYAIWTYNHSASYVEDVLHLAVT from the coding sequence ATGTTTGGCCGCCGTTGGCAGGCCCTCATGGCCGGAGCCCTCGCGTTTGTCGCTGCCGTCGGACTCTGGACGGGCGACCGAGCGAACCGGGCGCCGGAAACCGTAGCCCCCGTCGTCGACGCCCGCACAGCGCCCGAGCGCTCCTCGAGCCTCTCGCTCTTGCCGCGAGTGGAATGGACGGCACACCGCGCGCCTTCGGCGGAACCGTCCCACTCGGGCGCGCTCGACGTCCACCTCGTGCACCGTCCGATGAGTGCCCCGATGGTTCAGGTGGAGATGCGGCACGCGGAGATGCGCCACGCATCCGCCGTCCACCTTCGTGGTGCGAGCGCGGTGGCGAAGAAGCCCGTTCGAACGACACTCCTCCGCGTCCACGCAGGGGAGTGCCTGTGGAGCATTGCCGAAACCCATCACACGACCGTGGCGGAATTGATGCGCGATAACCACCTTCACTCCACAGTTCTTCGAGTGGGACAGGTATTGCGTCTGCCCGCGGGCGTTCACCGCCCATTCGCGTTGCCGAAGTCGCCGAAAGCGAGTTCCTCGCCTCTCGTGCCGAGCCTGACCTACACGGTCCAACCGGGGGACTCGCTTTGGGAGATCTCGAACATCTTTGGCGTCTCGATTTCCGCCATCTGCAGCGCGAATCACCTGACCCAAGCGGCCATCTATCCCGGCCAACGGCTCGTCATCGAGCCTTCCAGCGCCTTCGGCGGATCGCAGGCACAAAGCGTGCTGTTGCGCGAAGCACCGTCTTGGCTGATCCCTATCTACAAGGCGGCCGGCGCCAAGTACGACATTCCCTGGACCGTGCTCGCCGCCATCCACAAAGTCGAGACGGATTTCAGCACGGACGGCGACATCGAATCGTACGCCGGCGCCATCGGACCTATGCAGTTCATGCCATCGACCTTTGCCATCTTCGGGGTCCCTGCCCCAGGCCATAAAGTTGCGAACATCCACAACGTCGAGGACGCCATCTACTCGGCCGCGAACATGCTGCACCGGGAAGGATTCAGTTCAGATCCGTACTACGCCATTTGGACGTACAATCACTCGGCGAGCTACGTCGAGGACGTCCTGCACTTGGCAGTCACCTGA
- a CDS encoding nitric oxide reductase, whose translation MFRFTSPYEDEPSLSLYTGLARALSRNARLCCRYGRLSSINLATGVIELPDAYRTASGAERRALERAEVYLRAGGSVRLTDVAALFSARRESERCQAPKLAWQWLMTVEDARLMFWLSRERPRVARLFAKRMAFHRSRVRRQAAWRSRDGGRIDIAECVYLELLAELLGRSMSVRSALSGDTLLAAAWAADRLSEAMARRSVEDLAEIWLDLAPGASRDTADLEGFHTPSRSRHALRHSEPVEGASNPRVEIWTRPRDEERGALLQGPAKTGSRAAPTARAGRLGDDDVAQVGRTAFARLSGPPRRSHTRGEHEGRLEADEAPRAEQGLDADYAIRERGYVPPTPEAQDWLRSVRRAQARDRRRLQSLLAKYLERRRAWGGGLSRHGRTLKHVERVAFEPYPRVLARKERPLAHDAAVQILIDVSGSMEPYLPACKEAVVMLGDVLRALGASFGVSAYWEDDAPMGASRLETVIWDVVPFEKSRDPGALAAVWALRPELDNRDGAAIRHVAARLARFAQASKWMVLVSDARPAAEGYEGGYEDTRRAVAEVRARGIEVVHLVVASDVDAALVDAVRYLYGHAFAIARTPNDVPLAMERALKQILRGAISAVR comes from the coding sequence ATGTTTCGTTTCACGAGTCCATACGAGGACGAGCCTTCGCTCTCGCTGTACACCGGCCTCGCTCGCGCTCTGTCGCGCAACGCCCGCCTTTGTTGCAGGTATGGCCGCCTCTCAAGCATCAACCTCGCTACAGGTGTCATCGAGTTGCCCGATGCGTACCGGACCGCAAGTGGGGCGGAACGGCGGGCGCTTGAGCGCGCCGAGGTGTACCTGCGCGCTGGAGGTAGCGTTCGGCTGACCGATGTGGCGGCCCTGTTCAGCGCGCGCCGCGAGTCGGAGAGATGCCAAGCCCCGAAGCTTGCTTGGCAATGGCTTATGACCGTCGAGGACGCGCGCCTGATGTTCTGGCTTTCTCGAGAGCGGCCACGCGTCGCAAGGCTCTTCGCCAAGCGAATGGCCTTTCATCGCAGCCGCGTCCGAAGGCAGGCCGCATGGAGATCTCGAGACGGTGGCCGGATCGACATCGCCGAGTGCGTCTACTTGGAACTGTTGGCGGAACTTCTCGGGCGCTCGATGAGCGTGCGCAGTGCGCTCTCAGGCGACACCCTTCTCGCTGCCGCGTGGGCCGCGGATCGCCTAAGCGAGGCGATGGCGCGGCGGAGCGTGGAAGATTTGGCCGAGATCTGGTTGGATCTCGCCCCGGGAGCCTCTCGCGACACGGCAGATCTGGAGGGCTTTCATACGCCCTCGCGATCACGCCATGCGCTTCGCCACAGTGAACCCGTCGAAGGCGCGTCGAATCCGCGCGTGGAGATCTGGACGCGACCCCGGGACGAGGAACGCGGAGCCTTGCTCCAGGGACCGGCGAAAACGGGCTCCCGCGCGGCGCCGACCGCTCGAGCGGGGCGGCTGGGTGACGATGACGTCGCGCAGGTGGGACGAACGGCATTCGCTCGCCTGTCAGGCCCGCCGCGGCGCAGCCACACTCGCGGGGAACACGAGGGACGACTGGAGGCCGACGAGGCGCCTCGCGCCGAACAGGGGCTGGATGCGGACTACGCCATCCGAGAGCGCGGCTACGTTCCCCCGACGCCTGAGGCTCAAGACTGGCTTCGGTCCGTGCGCCGCGCGCAGGCGCGGGATCGACGTCGGCTTCAGAGCCTCCTCGCGAAATATCTTGAGCGCCGCCGAGCTTGGGGAGGCGGGTTGTCGCGCCATGGGCGCACGCTGAAGCACGTGGAGCGCGTCGCGTTCGAGCCGTATCCGCGCGTGCTGGCGAGAAAAGAGCGGCCTCTGGCGCACGACGCAGCCGTGCAGATCCTCATCGACGTCTCGGGCTCCATGGAACCGTACCTGCCCGCGTGCAAAGAAGCCGTTGTGATGCTCGGGGATGTGTTGCGCGCACTGGGCGCGTCGTTTGGCGTCTCGGCCTATTGGGAAGACGATGCCCCGATGGGCGCTTCGCGCCTGGAGACGGTCATCTGGGACGTCGTGCCGTTTGAAAAGTCGCGCGATCCCGGCGCGCTCGCCGCGGTTTGGGCGCTTCGACCGGAACTGGACAATCGGGATGGCGCGGCGATACGGCACGTCGCAGCGCGCCTGGCGCGGTTTGCGCAGGCGTCGAAATGGATGGTTTTGGTGAGTGACGCGAGGCCGGCTGCCGAGGGATACGAGGGAGGCTACGAGGACACGCGGCGCGCGGTGGCAGAGGTCCGCGCTCGGGGTATCGAGGTCGTGCACCTCGTCGTGGCGAGCGATGTGGATGCGGCCCTCGTCGACGCCGTGCGTTACCTGTACGGGCACGCGTTCGCCATCGCGAGAACGCCCAACGACGTGCCACTGGCGATGGAGCGCGCGCTCAAGCAGATTTTGCGCGGGGCCATCTCCGCCGTCAGGTGA
- a CDS encoding ATP-binding protein, with translation MDIDSGREAPITSRGSPRFLANSPHLVDDAEAALRLGKHLLLRGPTGSGKTRLAEALAERLGLEMESVNCSVDLDLEALLGYRTLGIAEGRTVVEYVEGPVIRAMRLGRMLYIDELNVARPEVLPVLHGALDHRRQLTNPLTAELVEAHPNFCVIAAINEGYAGTSPLNEALLNRFVVFDVSYVQGDVLAELIREATALSSRDHVERFVRLSADLVRASEVGELPVEAASIRALLDACDLSTQMPPLRAIRYAIAGKLSDPREQDLVMELASSYFGGA, from the coding sequence ATGGACATCGACAGCGGACGGGAGGCGCCGATCACCAGCCGGGGTTCGCCGCGCTTTCTTGCGAATAGCCCCCACCTGGTGGACGACGCGGAAGCCGCGCTTCGGCTCGGCAAGCACCTGTTGCTGCGCGGTCCCACAGGGAGCGGCAAAACGCGCCTCGCCGAGGCGCTTGCGGAAAGGCTCGGCCTCGAGATGGAGTCTGTGAACTGCTCGGTCGATCTCGATTTAGAGGCCCTTCTTGGCTATCGGACGCTCGGGATTGCCGAAGGCAGAACCGTCGTTGAATACGTCGAAGGCCCCGTCATTCGGGCGATGCGGCTCGGCCGTATGCTGTACATCGACGAGCTCAACGTCGCTCGGCCCGAGGTCCTGCCCGTTTTGCACGGTGCACTCGACCACCGCCGCCAACTGACCAATCCGCTGACTGCCGAGCTGGTGGAAGCCCACCCGAACTTCTGCGTGATTGCGGCCATCAACGAGGGGTACGCCGGCACCTCGCCCCTCAACGAAGCCCTGCTGAACCGTTTCGTCGTATTCGACGTGTCCTACGTCCAGGGCGACGTGCTGGCAGAATTGATTCGCGAGGCCACCGCGCTATCGAGCCGAGATCACGTCGAACGGTTCGTTCGCCTGTCGGCCGATCTGGTCCGGGCAAGCGAAGTCGGGGAACTCCCTGTCGAAGCCGCGTCCATTCGCGCTCTTTTGGACGCGTGCGACCTCTCGACACAGATGCCGCCCCTGCGGGCGATTCGCTATGCCATCGCCGGCAAACTCAGCGATCCGCGGGAACAGGATCTGGTCATGGAACTCGCGTCGAGCTACTTTGGCGGCGCATAG
- a CDS encoding biotin/lipoyl-containing protein: MVEVRLPQLGDSVTKAVVTSWLKAEGDRVEKDEPLLEVTTDKVTVEVPAEVSGVLKEIVAKEGDHVRMDDVLCRIEEG, encoded by the coding sequence ATGGTGGAGGTACGCCTGCCCCAACTGGGGGACAGCGTCACCAAGGCGGTCGTCACGTCCTGGCTGAAGGCGGAGGGCGACCGCGTCGAGAAGGACGAGCCGTTGCTTGAGGTGACGACGGACAAGGTGACCGTCGAAGTGCCCGCGGAAGTGAGCGGGGTGTTGAAGGAGATTGTCGCCAAAGAGGGCGATCACGTCCGCATGGACGATGTACTCTGCCGGATCGAGGAAGGTTGA
- a CDS encoding biosynthetic peptidoglycan transglycosylase — MRRGFKRGWMRALLGLVAFWVGQDVYFHTLNPIATRVRQAAAVRMLDKHVHPIRYGQIPAVFRQAVIATEDRRFWSDPGIDPIGIVRSVVVDVERDGYVEGGSTLTQQLVDNTLLGKQKTLRRKLLQAWYAIGLYDTMSKQEVFTLYTNVVYFGHGAYGLYNACETYFGKPPWDCNAGELTLVAGLPNAPSAYDPLTHYALARSRQQVVLENMVDDGQLSPSQAQAIWREPIELRAD; from the coding sequence TTGAGACGCGGTTTCAAGCGCGGGTGGATGCGGGCGCTTCTCGGCCTGGTGGCCTTCTGGGTCGGGCAGGACGTATACTTTCACACGTTGAATCCTATCGCCACGCGCGTGAGGCAGGCGGCGGCCGTGCGCATGCTCGACAAGCATGTGCATCCCATCCGATACGGCCAAATCCCCGCCGTGTTTCGCCAGGCCGTGATCGCCACCGAGGACCGGCGATTCTGGTCCGATCCCGGCATCGATCCCATTGGGATTGTGCGAAGCGTCGTGGTGGATGTGGAGCGCGACGGCTACGTGGAAGGCGGGTCGACGTTAACGCAACAATTGGTCGACAACACGCTTCTGGGCAAGCAAAAAACGCTTCGGCGAAAGCTGCTGCAGGCGTGGTACGCCATCGGCCTGTACGACACCATGTCCAAGCAAGAGGTCTTCACGCTGTACACCAACGTCGTGTACTTTGGCCACGGCGCGTACGGGTTGTATAATGCCTGTGAGACGTATTTTGGCAAGCCGCCGTGGGATTGTAACGCGGGTGAGCTCACGCTCGTGGCCGGACTGCCGAACGCCCCCTCCGCATACGACCCGTTGACCCATTACGCCCTTGCGCGATCTCGTCAACAGGTGGTGCTGGAGAACATGGTGGACGACGGCCAGCTTTCGCCGTCTCAGGCGCAGGCCATATGGCGCGAGCCCATTGAACTTCGGGCGGATTGA
- the cbpB gene encoding cyclic-di-AMP-binding protein CbpB, producing the protein MSMETMQSLTLQDEDIARLIIDADDVACVHPQHSAEHALLVLIKSGYSAIPVVTTDGRVVGIISKTLILDRILGLERIEFEALSTFTVQDVMRTDFHRIGRWEPFLRALQLSIDAPFLCVEDESGKFVGLLTRHGILAYLNGVIRKGIKRP; encoded by the coding sequence ATGTCTATGGAGACTATGCAGTCTTTGACGTTGCAGGACGAGGACATTGCTCGCCTCATCATCGACGCGGACGATGTGGCTTGCGTACATCCGCAGCACAGCGCGGAGCATGCGCTGTTGGTTTTGATTAAATCCGGCTATTCGGCCATTCCTGTCGTGACGACGGACGGGCGGGTGGTGGGCATCATCAGCAAGACACTCATCCTGGACCGGATTCTGGGGCTCGAGCGCATTGAGTTTGAGGCGCTTTCGACGTTCACCGTCCAGGATGTGATGCGCACGGACTTTCACCGCATCGGGCGATGGGAGCCGTTTCTGCGCGCACTTCAACTCAGCATCGACGCGCCGTTTTTGTGCGTGGAAGACGAGAGCGGAAAGTTCGTCGGGCTGCTCACGCGCCATGGCATTCTCGCTTATCTGAACGGGGTGATACGCAAGGGAATAAAACGGCCCTGA
- a CDS encoding CheR family methyltransferase, with product MERVRRLTGIDLSHYKRPQMERRLAHLRDRRGFSDFASYAAALSCDASLLRELVDRITIQVSEFFRNPERWADLKAKLEVVAASPFRAWSAGCAHGEEPYSLAMVCAELGLHADIWATDVDERALEQALHGVYSPRALANVSPDRLQRFFEPTPEGWRVSVAVRQCVRFERHNLLADPYPRDLDLIVCRNLLIYLTDAAKQRIIAGFSQALKPGGHLFVGSTEQLVGMDACGLRLVAPFLYQKADGP from the coding sequence GTGGAGCGCGTTCGACGATTGACCGGGATCGATCTGAGTCATTACAAGCGGCCCCAGATGGAGCGACGTCTAGCCCACCTTCGAGATAGGCGCGGTTTCTCGGACTTCGCGTCCTATGCGGCCGCGCTCTCGTGCGACGCCTCGCTTCTCCGGGAACTGGTGGATCGCATCACGATTCAAGTGTCAGAATTTTTTCGGAACCCCGAGCGATGGGCCGATCTCAAGGCGAAGCTTGAGGTTGTCGCGGCCTCGCCCTTTCGCGCATGGAGCGCGGGTTGCGCCCACGGTGAGGAGCCTTATAGCCTGGCCATGGTCTGTGCCGAACTTGGGCTTCACGCCGATATTTGGGCCACGGATGTGGACGAGCGGGCGCTCGAACAGGCTTTGCACGGCGTCTATTCGCCCCGCGCCTTGGCGAATGTATCTCCGGACCGCCTGCAACGCTTTTTTGAGCCAACGCCGGAAGGATGGCGTGTGTCGGTTGCGGTCCGGCAGTGCGTCCGCTTCGAGCGGCACAATCTTCTCGCCGATCCGTATCCTCGCGATCTCGATCTCATCGTATGCCGAAATCTCCTGATCTATTTGACTGATGCCGCCAAACAGCGGATCATCGCGGGGTTTTCTCAGGCGTTGAAGCCGGGAGGTCATCTGTTCGTGGGAAGCACCGAGCAGTTGGTCGGGATGGATGCGTGCGGGCTTCGCCTTGTCGCACCCTTCCTCTATCAAAAAGCCGACGGGCCTTGA
- a CDS encoding patatin-like phospholipase family protein, producing MGDTKWDLGIALSGGTLKAAAHVGVLSALDQLGIRPDAIAGTSAGSLVGCLYAYGYRSEDLERLVRSFPGWRLVDYGFPAVQSALALAASRLGMGATRDPVPPALLRGVRFRQYVERLLAHRRPQMPVFVLATDLISGRPIVFTPNDLRLDAVERTEAIAIAVAGSCALPGVFRPVQHGPYLLVDGAMRHYVPVSVLRQLGCRRILAVNLYRLPAEFRPKTMIDVFLRAFDILLRESIDNDLDAPSVLLLEPDLSAIKGHPFERLPGYIRAGRACVEQQAEAIRNFVRS from the coding sequence TTGGGGGACACGAAGTGGGATCTCGGCATCGCGCTCTCCGGAGGCACGCTCAAAGCCGCGGCGCACGTGGGCGTGCTTTCCGCACTTGATCAGCTGGGCATCCGCCCGGACGCCATCGCAGGCACGAGCGCGGGATCACTTGTCGGATGCCTGTACGCATACGGCTATCGCTCCGAAGATCTCGAGCGACTGGTTCGCTCATTTCCCGGTTGGCGCCTTGTAGACTATGGGTTTCCCGCCGTGCAGTCCGCCTTGGCCCTCGCGGCCAGCCGCCTCGGCATGGGTGCCACTCGAGATCCTGTTCCGCCGGCCCTGTTACGCGGCGTGCGTTTTCGCCAGTACGTCGAGCGCCTCCTCGCACACCGCCGGCCTCAAATGCCGGTGTTTGTGCTCGCGACGGACCTCATCTCTGGACGCCCCATCGTCTTCACGCCGAATGACCTCCGACTAGATGCCGTGGAACGAACCGAAGCCATAGCGATAGCCGTCGCTGGCAGTTGTGCGCTTCCTGGCGTGTTTCGTCCTGTGCAGCACGGTCCCTACCTGCTCGTGGACGGCGCCATGCGCCACTACGTGCCGGTCTCCGTGCTGCGCCAACTCGGGTGTCGCAGGATTCTCGCTGTCAATCTGTACAGACTCCCCGCCGAATTTCGCCCCAAAACCATGATCGACGTCTTTCTCCGCGCCTTCGACATTCTCCTGCGAGAATCGATTGACAACGATCTCGACGCCCCTTCGGTGCTCCTTCTGGAACCCGACCTGAGCGCAATCAAGGGACACCCGTTTGAGCGCCTGCCGGGGTACATTCGCGCGGGGCGCGCGTGTGTAGAACAACAAGCCGAGGCGATTCGCAACTTTGTGCGTTCGTGA
- the ndk gene encoding nucleoside-diphosphate kinase, whose translation MEDMAREQTFVMVKPDGVQRGLVGEIVARFERKGLKLVAAKLVQVSKELAESHYAEHRERPFFGDLVQFITSSPVFAMIWEGENAIAVVRAMMGKTNPAEAAPGTIRGDLGLTIGMNVVHGSDSPESAKREIELWFPEGALTYERTVDAWLA comes from the coding sequence ATGGAAGACATGGCCCGTGAACAGACATTTGTCATGGTGAAGCCCGACGGCGTACAGCGTGGACTCGTCGGTGAAATTGTGGCGCGATTCGAGCGCAAGGGGCTGAAGCTCGTCGCTGCCAAACTCGTACAGGTTTCGAAGGAGCTAGCGGAGTCGCATTATGCGGAGCACCGCGAGCGGCCCTTCTTTGGCGACTTGGTTCAGTTCATCACGTCGTCGCCTGTGTTCGCCATGATCTGGGAGGGCGAGAACGCCATCGCCGTAGTGCGTGCGATGATGGGCAAGACCAATCCGGCTGAGGCCGCTCCCGGCACGATTCGCGGCGATCTCGGCCTCACAATCGGCATGAACGTCGTGCACGGTTCCGATTCGCCCGAGAGCGCGAAGCGGGAGATCGAGCTATGGTTCCCGGAGGGTGCGCTGACGTACGAGCGAACCGTGGACGCCTGGTTGGCGTGA
- a CDS encoding polyprenyl synthetase family protein has product MEFHEIYLLYRQELDRVERLLDERARADHADLAKAGRTLLEAGGKRIRPLFALICGLGEREWSEDVAKVAAALEMIHMATLVHDDVIDRADLRRGRPTVRKSYGNLAAMYTGDYLFARAIQLLAEVDNLEVHRLMAKGIVLLCEGEIEQIEDFYNWSQGVMTYLRRIHRKTALLISLSCQLGAMVGGVHPREVAALARFGHAVGMAFQIVDDLLDFTGAAEIVGKPVGGDLRQGNLTLPALLASSRPGIGERLRALVREGMREEEAEEAIQLVVASGALADAERLAERYLEKSRELLQGVGRETVREQLMGLTSFILRRQY; this is encoded by the coding sequence GTGGAATTCCATGAAATCTATCTTCTGTACCGCCAAGAACTCGATCGCGTCGAACGGCTGTTGGACGAGCGTGCGCGCGCGGATCACGCGGATCTCGCAAAAGCGGGACGGACGCTGCTCGAGGCCGGAGGCAAGCGGATTCGTCCTCTGTTTGCGCTCATCTGCGGCCTCGGCGAGCGCGAATGGTCTGAAGATGTTGCCAAGGTCGCCGCGGCGCTTGAGATGATTCACATGGCGACGTTAGTGCATGACGACGTGATCGACCGTGCCGACCTCCGGCGAGGCAGGCCCACGGTCCGGAAGAGTTACGGCAATCTGGCTGCGATGTACACGGGCGACTACTTGTTCGCTCGCGCCATTCAGCTGCTCGCCGAAGTGGACAACCTGGAAGTTCACCGGCTGATGGCGAAGGGCATTGTGCTCTTGTGTGAGGGCGAGATCGAACAGATTGAGGACTTTTACAATTGGTCGCAAGGCGTGATGACGTATCTGCGCCGCATTCACCGCAAGACGGCGCTGCTCATCTCGCTGAGCTGTCAATTGGGTGCGATGGTGGGAGGCGTTCACCCGCGCGAGGTCGCGGCACTCGCGCGATTCGGACACGCGGTCGGGATGGCGTTTCAGATTGTGGACGACTTGCTCGACTTCACGGGAGCAGCGGAGATTGTGGGCAAACCTGTGGGCGGAGACCTGCGCCAGGGAAATTTGACGCTGCCGGCGCTGTTGGCGTCGTCTCGCCCGGGGATTGGTGAGCGCCTCAGGGCCTTGGTGCGCGAGGGGATGCGCGAGGAGGAGGCCGAGGAAGCCATTCAACTCGTTGTGGCGTCGGGAGCGCTTGCGGACGCGGAACGCCTGGCAGAGCGATATCTCGAGAAATCGAGGGAGCTCCTGCAAGGGGTAGGCCGTGAAACGGTCCGCGAGCAGTTGATGGGCCTCACCTCGTTCATCCTTCGCCGACAGTACTGA